In the Colwellia sp. 20A7 genome, one interval contains:
- a CDS encoding TetR/AcrR family transcriptional regulator — MKQIDKRQQLVNTALKLFYEKGIHAVGINEILVESGIAKKTLYNHFASKEALIQACVIERDQSFMTWFIQKCNDNSSTTVFIEQVFDALDEWINDKSVELGSFSGCFFVNSAAEYSDHHNEIKKLCLQHKTHIKHFFEQQLEPLISDKNQLTSLVELLLLLKEGCINCAHVMGDKQSALKAKALALVF; from the coding sequence ATGAAACAAATAGATAAGCGTCAACAACTAGTAAATACTGCGTTAAAGTTATTTTATGAAAAAGGTATTCATGCGGTAGGAATTAATGAAATTTTGGTAGAATCAGGTATTGCTAAAAAAACCTTATATAATCATTTTGCCAGTAAAGAAGCGTTAATTCAGGCTTGTGTTATTGAACGAGATCAAAGCTTTATGACATGGTTCATTCAAAAGTGTAACGATAACAGCTCAACTACGGTTTTTATTGAACAAGTATTTGATGCGTTAGATGAGTGGATTAATGATAAATCAGTGGAGCTAGGGTCGTTCAGTGGCTGTTTTTTTGTAAATTCTGCAGCAGAATATAGCGATCATCATAATGAAATCAAAAAATTATGTTTGCAGCATAAAACGCATATCAAGCATTTTTTCGAACAGCAACTTGAACCATTAATATCCGATAAGAATCAGCTCACTTCGCTGGTAGAGTTACTGTTGTTACTCAAAGAGGGTTGTATTAATTGCGCGCATGTTATGGGAGACAAACAATCTGCTTTAAAAGCGAAGGCGTTAGCGCTAGTTTTCTAA
- a CDS encoding nuclear transport factor 2 family protein, whose translation MENTRPPLPPFTAKSAVEKVRAAENGWNNKDPQKVSLAYTKDSQWRNRSSFVNGRDEIVEFLTEKWQKEIDYKLIKELWAFTENRIAVRYAYEYKNSEGQWFRAYGNENWEFDEFGLMKNRYACINDLAIEAKDRLFTWQGNIRPDDFPSLTELGL comes from the coding sequence ATGGAAAATACACGCCCACCTTTACCACCATTTACAGCGAAAAGTGCCGTAGAAAAAGTAAGAGCCGCAGAAAATGGTTGGAACAATAAAGACCCACAAAAAGTGTCATTGGCTTATACCAAAGATAGTCAATGGAGAAATCGTTCAAGCTTTGTGAATGGCCGAGATGAAATTGTCGAGTTTTTAACAGAAAAATGGCAAAAAGAAATAGACTATAAATTAATTAAAGAGCTTTGGGCTTTTACCGAAAACCGCATTGCTGTTCGTTACGCTTATGAGTATAAAAATTCTGAAGGCCAATGGTTTCGAGCATATGGCAATGAAAACTGGGAGTTTGATGAATTTGGCTTAATGAAAAATCGTTATGCTTGTATTAACGATTTAGCTATTGAAGCAAAAGATCGTTTATTTACCTGGCAAGGTAACATTCGTCCCGATGATTTCCCCAGTTTGACTGAGCTAGGACTATAG
- a CDS encoding glutaredoxin family protein has protein sequence MKRVVLYISDKCPYCREAQKYLDDNDIKYRLTNAKMQRGRKELDAIGARSVPALKIGNEVMIGWNLANFKKIYGAG, from the coding sequence ATGAAACGCGTTGTTTTATATATTTCAGATAAATGCCCCTATTGTCGTGAAGCTCAAAAATATTTAGATGATAATGACATTAAATACAGATTAACCAATGCGAAAATGCAGCGCGGTAGAAAAGAGCTTGATGCTATTGGTGCTCGCTCTGTTCCAGCACTAAAAATTGGCAATGAAGTCATGATTGGTTGGAATTTAGCAAATTTTAAGAAAATTTATGGTGCAGGTTAA
- a CDS encoding YHYH protein gives MKKSMLMLALISVLGLTACGGSDSSDSVDSTVPVEVINEIPVVDAGAEQTVVSAQEVTITASISDDDEVVTTWSQTSGTTVTINQVDSTTITFTAPELESQEVLTFELTVDDGTNAVVSDSVDIIVTPQTTTTVSSLSSWIINNETSSEKIASTSGSVLVNVQVAEMVTVVEDSLDVEYAYVETTGIPKYDVTITESIVEQLNQRPKAATDFSSGSTSAVAGQVVTFGEDIGYNSSTENCLDTGGDGYWPPGPGCPTEQTTQAYFPAEPTVIDETEEACETGLGKIGLMVNGTSIYNWGDGMSEGNNVWYSLAPVAEQYDVDICGGHAAQGDYHHHFYTSCLATLVGDSSDAHSPIYGFAADGYPLYGPYESENTLAISGWKIRDYGLDASEGGCSTEGERSCILVDPADISQGVETVANGPAIGEDVNTLSGNVLAADDGYFYEDYYFANETVTGAQLDKHNGHDTNDGKGYHYHITLTQDADGTLMPAYPYTIGPDFKGELATNSISQCGTSAAGGGPPGGGPPNG, from the coding sequence TTTTGGGATTAACAGCCTGTGGTGGTAGTGATTCAAGTGATTCAGTTGATTCAACAGTACCAGTGGAAGTTATTAATGAAATACCTGTAGTAGATGCTGGAGCCGAGCAAACAGTTGTATCAGCCCAAGAAGTGACTATTACTGCGTCTATCTCAGATGATGACGAAGTCGTTACAACCTGGAGTCAAACGTCTGGCACCACTGTTACGATAAATCAAGTTGATAGTACTACCATTACTTTTACAGCTCCTGAGCTTGAAAGCCAAGAAGTACTTACATTTGAATTAACAGTAGATGACGGCACTAATGCGGTTGTATCTGATAGTGTTGATATTATTGTTACTCCGCAAACCACAACTACTGTATCAAGTTTATCAAGTTGGATAATTAACAATGAAACCAGCTCTGAAAAAATCGCTTCAACCTCAGGTAGCGTCTTAGTAAACGTACAAGTTGCTGAAATGGTTACTGTAGTTGAAGATAGCCTTGATGTTGAATATGCGTATGTTGAAACAACAGGTATTCCTAAATACGACGTAACTATTACCGAATCTATTGTTGAACAACTTAATCAACGTCCGAAAGCAGCTACAGATTTTAGCTCTGGCAGCACTTCAGCCGTAGCTGGGCAAGTGGTTACCTTTGGTGAAGACATTGGTTACAACAGTAGCACTGAAAACTGTTTAGATACAGGCGGTGATGGTTACTGGCCTCCAGGTCCAGGTTGTCCTACTGAACAAACAACTCAAGCTTACTTTCCTGCAGAGCCAACAGTAATAGACGAAACTGAAGAAGCGTGTGAAACCGGTTTAGGTAAAATTGGCTTGATGGTTAATGGTACCAGTATTTATAACTGGGGCGATGGCATGAGCGAAGGCAATAACGTTTGGTATAGCCTAGCACCTGTTGCTGAACAGTACGATGTTGATATTTGTGGTGGTCATGCGGCACAAGGTGATTATCATCATCATTTTTATACTAGCTGTTTAGCTACCTTAGTAGGTGATAGCAGCGATGCTCATTCTCCTATTTACGGTTTTGCTGCCGACGGTTACCCACTTTATGGACCATATGAAAGTGAGAATACTTTAGCGATAAGTGGCTGGAAAATTCGTGACTACGGTTTAGATGCAAGTGAAGGTGGTTGTAGTACTGAAGGCGAAAGAAGCTGTATTTTAGTTGACCCGGCTGATATTTCTCAAGGTGTTGAAACTGTAGCAAATGGTCCAGCTATTGGTGAAGATGTTAATACTTTATCTGGTAACGTTTTAGCGGCAGATGATGGTTATTTTTACGAAGATTACTACTTTGCTAACGAAACAGTAACAGGTGCTCAGTTAGATAAACATAATGGCCATGATACTAACGATGGTAAAGGTTACCACTACCATATTACGTTAACACAAGATGCAGATGGCACATTAATGCCAGCTTATCCTTATACGATTGGACCAGACTTTAAAGGTGAACTTGCAACAAATTCTATAAGCCAGTGTGGTACTTCTGCTGCAGGTGGTGGCCCTCCAGGTGGCGGTCCTCCAAACGGATAA